The genomic interval ATCATGGCCCGTAGGGGGCCGGGCATGGCTGCTATTATTTCAGGCAATAGCTCTGCCATCAGATCTGCCATGGCCTCGGGTTTCATCAGGTTGATCATGCCAAAGAACGGCTCCCACAGCATCATGGAATACTCGAACGGGTCTTCCAGTTCAATCCCGATACCTTCACATGCAAAGGACGCCAGGTCGCGTATCTTAATATTATTACCTTTTGTGTTCTTGGTCACTCTCATCTGGAATTCGCAGCAAGGACACAGTGCCAGGATGGTATCAGCACCTGTGGCCCTGGCCTCTTCCAGCTTAACATTGCCGATCTCAGCAGCCACTTGCGGAGAATCCAGCAGTGACAGGACAGAGCCGCAGCACAGTCCATCTTCCCTGTTATGCTCCATCTCAATTAATTCCACACCTGGAATTGCCTTGATAACATCCCTGGGCGGCTCGTATATCCCGCCTGCACGACCGATATGACATGAATCGTGCCACGTGACCTTGGCTTTTACTTCCTTTTCGAATTTGAACTCGCCTGATTCGATCTTCTCAGCCAGTACCTCTGCATAATGTTTTGTCTCAAAGTCATAAGGTATACCTTCTTTTTCGGCAAATTCCGGATACACGGTCTTCCATACCAGATGACAGGCCGGACAGGATGTGACTACCGTCTTAACATCCCGCTTTTTCATCTCTTCAATATTGTGCTTCATAACATCTTTGAACACATCCCACTTACCTGCCACTAACATCGGGATTGCACAGCATTTTTCATCCTGGCCGAGATATGTGAAGTCAACTCCGGCCTTATCCAGCAGTCTGACCGTACCTTCGGCAATATCTCGCTCACAATAGGATGCTGTACAGCCGGCAAAGTAAGCTATTTCAGCTTTTTCCTTTGGCTTGATATCCTCTGGGAACCAGGCATCCCTTTCCCCCTGGTATCCTGCCCAGATGTTGCCTTCCTTTTGCAGGGCAGCTGCCATCATTTCAAAGGGTGGGATGGTCATCAGCCTGCGCTCGCCTATGAGTTCGTTCCTCATAGCCATCCAGTCAGGTTCCACTGGCAGGTCTAGCTGGCAGGCCACATCGCAACGCTCGCATGTTGTACATACCATGAAATTGGTAACTGCCTCCTGATCGAACTTCTCCCTGCCTTCCAGGTATTCTTTCAGGAAGTACCATTTTCCGCGAGGTGACTGGGATTCCCATCCCCTGCCGTAATACTGGGTACAACCGCGAACGCAATAACCACATTGTGCACAGGAATAGGCATCCCAGACCACATCACCGGGAATGCCCTTTTTATCAGGTTTATGTGCACCATTGCTATTCTTGAACAAATTTCCGATCGGCCTGGTAAATGCTTCAAAAGCTGAGGCCAGCCCGATACCAATACCCATCATTACTTTGCCTGTCAATTTGTCAGGGTTTAAGATATCGTTCGGGTCGGTTTTTTGTTTGAAAACCTTTAGTGGACCGTATCTTTCACCATATACTGAAGGCGTTTCTTTTGAAAAATATAATCCAGAGGAATATACCCGACCTCCATGCTTTTTTGAAATCCTGATCACACTAAGTGCCAGCGGGAATGCAAAATTAAATCCTAGAGATCTTTCATCATGGGGAATGAATACCATTAACACGGCTTCCTTATCTGAGATCATAATGCCTTCCAATAGGTATTCCAGCCCGATTTTTTTATCCAGGGATTCTATGGCAGCATCCAGGTTATCCAGGGGTATTACTACTTCAGCCGGGATGACCGATGGGCCCAGGCGTTTTATTCGCATGGTCTTGAAACGTTCTTCCCATTCGTGTTCAGAAACTTTTTCATCCAGGAGCTTTCCACCGTTATCAGACACTTCACTCTCAATTTTGGAGAGGGCATCCTTATCATGGGTAGCCATTAGCAGGATGTATGCTTCAGGGAGCAATACTCTTTCTTCAATTACATGACCCTGATGGGTTTTTAACGGTACTTTATTCTTAAGTTTAACACCTTCGGGGTTTAGGAAAGTGACAGACCATACAGGAATATTTTTCTGCTTTGTGGATGTAAGTGTTGATTTCAAAGATGCGGCAGAATCGAATTGAGCACCTGCTATGGATACTGGTTCGTGCTTTTTGACTTTGATCTTCAGTTCTGTTATTAATCCAGTAGTACCCATTGCACCGTACAGGTTATCCAGATCGTTGCCTGAAAATTCCTTTACAGTTCCATTAGCAAGTACAGTTTTAGCAGAGATTACATTATCCCGAAACGCTCCATAAGCAAAACTTCCCAAGCCTGCACCGCCCTGTGCAAGCCATCCGCCTGCTGTTGATGCTGGACTACTGGTGGGCATTACTCGCAAAGACAGGTTATTAATATTCAATTGTTTTTCGACGTCCTGCCAGACAGTTCCGGCTTGAACTGTTGCCGTCATTTTAGCTTTATCTATTTTAATTAACTTATCAAACAATGACATGTCCACTACAATACCGCCTCTGGTAGGCAGCACACCACCATATCCGGAAGTGGCGGCACCTCTGGGTACCAATGGGATGTTTCTACTAGCTGCGAATTTTACCAGATCTACAAGTTCGGATTCATTTTCCGGTTTGACAATCCCCGCAGGTATGGTATTTCCAAGCATCGGTTTGACAAGCTTTGGTAAGCTTGCCACATCATGAGAATATATCTTTCGCTCACGTTTTTCAAAATTCACTCTATCTTTGAATAACCTGGATAGTTCTTGTTGTTCGGTAGGGTCAATTTTTCGCTTTGTTTTCAAAGTTAACACCTTTAACTATAATTTTATATTTCTTAATATATAATGTTTTGTATAGTTAATACAAAACGGCACAAAACTGCAATGATTAATCCATATATCTGAAATTTCCCGGGTTACTTTTTCTATAATATCAATCATGAGAAGATGGTCTATCATTAGATTTATTGCACACTTAATCATTTGAGGGAGATTGAGAATTAAAGGGCAGGTTAACAATGGATTATGATGTTATCGTTATCGGTGCAGGTCCAGGAGGAGCAATTACCGCATTTACAGTAGCCCAGGCTGGATTTCGTGTGCTGATGCTGGAAAGAGATGCAATATGCAAATCTCCCTGTGCTGGATATGTAGGCCTCTCGATCAACATCCAAATGCCTGATGATTGCGGGATCCAGTCAAAGATATCAAAAATGCGCACTTATTTCCCGGATCTTTCTTATCATGATTTCCAATTGAATGGGTTTGTAGTTGACAGGTCCAAATTTGATATGTCCCTGCTCAAAAAAGCAGAAGAAGCGGGAGCTCATATAAAGTGGAGATCTCCTCTTATCGATCTGGTCACTGGTGATGTCAGATTTCCGGGAGGTGTAGCCTCTGGAATGATAATTGTGGGTTCGGATGGCGTTTTTTCAAAAACGTCATCAATTCTTGGGATAACAAAACAAAGGGCAGCTTTCTGTGCCCAGTATCATATGAAGGGAATAGAACCTCTCCACAATACCAGTGAGATTTTTTTTGATGCAGATTATGCGCCGGGTGGGTATGTGTGGATATATCCTACCGGACCAGATTCTGCAAATGTGGGATTGGGAATAACGGATACTGGATCAAAGTCTCCCCATCAATATCTGGATGCATTTATTAAAGAGTCTAATATTTCAGGACGGCTGGATGGTGAGACATCCAAATATATCGCAGGCGCCCTTCCTATAAGTGGACTTCGGGAAAAGCTCGTATACGATAACATATTGCTGGTGGGGGACAGTGCAGGCATGGCAGATTCTGTGACTGGCGCCGGTATTAACAGTGCCATGCTGGCTGGCGAGGTGGCCGGTAATGCGATCATAAGGGCTCTTGAAAATGATGATATAACACTGCTTGGACAATATGAGACCAGGGTTAGGAGGCTACTTGCCAGACCTCTGGCCAGATCACTTGAAAAAAGAAAAAAATTAGACGCATACTGCTCCCAAAATGAATTGCTGCAGCAGCATCTGCCAGAACTCTGGGTGACATTCAGGCAATACTGGGATTAATTCTTGATAAATAATTAAATTGAACACCAGGAAACATGGAAATTTCTATTTTAGAGGTTAAAACAATACAAACATAATATAACCTGTATGCAAAGAGATTTTTCAAAAGCACTGTGTTAAAAATATTCATGATTCATGCAGATACATTACTGGAATAACTTATCAGGCAGCTTGGAATCGCACATAAAACTTGCGCAGTGACCAGATTCCGAAATAAGTTATAAATGCAGTAAATAAGATCAGACCAGTACCAGGATATTCAGGAGTATATGCCAGTTGTTTTAATCCTGACATGCCCATTAAAGTAAAT from Methanosarcinales archaeon carries:
- a CDS encoding NAD(P)/FAD-dependent oxidoreductase, coding for MDYDVIVIGAGPGGAITAFTVAQAGFRVLMLERDAICKSPCAGYVGLSINIQMPDDCGIQSKISKMRTYFPDLSYHDFQLNGFVVDRSKFDMSLLKKAEEAGAHIKWRSPLIDLVTGDVRFPGGVASGMIIVGSDGVFSKTSSILGITKQRAAFCAQYHMKGIEPLHNTSEIFFDADYAPGGYVWIYPTGPDSANVGLGITDTGSKSPHQYLDAFIKESNISGRLDGETSKYIAGALPISGLREKLVYDNILLVGDSAGMADSVTGAGINSAMLAGEVAGNAIIRALENDDITLLGQYETRVRRLLARPLARSLEKRKKLDAYCSQNELLQQHLPELWVTFRQYWD
- a CDS encoding FAD-binding oxidoreductase, translating into MKTKRKIDPTEQQELSRLFKDRVNFEKRERKIYSHDVASLPKLVKPMLGNTIPAGIVKPENESELVDLVKFAASRNIPLVPRGAATSGYGGVLPTRGGIVVDMSLFDKLIKIDKAKMTATVQAGTVWQDVEKQLNINNLSLRVMPTSSPASTAGGWLAQGGAGLGSFAYGAFRDNVISAKTVLANGTVKEFSGNDLDNLYGAMGTTGLITELKIKVKKHEPVSIAGAQFDSAASLKSTLTSTKQKNIPVWSVTFLNPEGVKLKNKVPLKTHQGHVIEERVLLPEAYILLMATHDKDALSKIESEVSDNGGKLLDEKVSEHEWEERFKTMRIKRLGPSVIPAEVVIPLDNLDAAIESLDKKIGLEYLLEGIMISDKEAVLMVFIPHDERSLGFNFAFPLALSVIRISKKHGGRVYSSGLYFSKETPSVYGERYGPLKVFKQKTDPNDILNPDKLTGKVMMGIGIGLASAFEAFTRPIGNLFKNSNGAHKPDKKGIPGDVVWDAYSCAQCGYCVRGCTQYYGRGWESQSPRGKWYFLKEYLEGREKFDQEAVTNFMVCTTCERCDVACQLDLPVEPDWMAMRNELIGERRLMTIPPFEMMAAALQKEGNIWAGYQGERDAWFPEDIKPKEKAEIAYFAGCTASYCERDIAEGTVRLLDKAGVDFTYLGQDEKCCAIPMLVAGKWDVFKDVMKHNIEEMKKRDVKTVVTSCPACHLVWKTVYPEFAEKEGIPYDFETKHYAEVLAEKIESGEFKFEKEVKAKVTWHDSCHIGRAGGIYEPPRDVIKAIPGVELIEMEHNREDGLCCGSVLSLLDSPQVAAEIGNVKLEEARATGADTILALCPCCEFQMRVTKNTKGNNIKIRDLASFACEGIGIELEDPFEYSMMLWEPFFGMINLMKPEAMADLMAELLPEIIAAMPGPLRAMMQMVKIPGMDKLMTLIMPKMMPLLMPMLMPEVMPAMLDAVARRIKMPDDMKEQMPDLMPKTMENLMPNMLPQVAPLLTPKMIEYVKAH